In the genome of Mucisphaera calidilacus, one region contains:
- the holA gene encoding DNA polymerase III subunit delta: MARKSSAQVDLDTSMRIVVLCGKERLLQQLRLRGLMASIREEHGETEPMVVDGGSVELDRVLDELRTFGLMVAHKVVVVEDAEGFVKEHRAALERYAEAPAEHATLVLRSPVWRAGKLDKLIAKVGAVVKCEPMREGEAATWLSERAKSEHGVKLGADTARLLVDRLGVDLARLDQEVGKLAAMVEGEAISRDDVERMSGRTHEEAAWGVQDAMLTSMSRRDAGPVLREVRDLVDLGGQSEVGVTYFVGDGIRKLSLIQRYASRRMGGGEIAKRVKLWGAGADRFMKAASVLDPAAVNRLFDAAVERDVRTKRGFGDGRRNLETLCVGLADVLD; the protein is encoded by the coding sequence ATGGCAAGGAAGTCATCGGCGCAGGTTGACCTCGACACCTCGATGCGGATCGTGGTGCTCTGCGGCAAGGAGCGTCTGCTGCAGCAGCTCCGGCTTCGCGGCCTGATGGCGTCTATCCGGGAGGAGCACGGCGAGACGGAGCCGATGGTGGTGGATGGTGGGTCGGTGGAGCTGGACCGTGTGCTCGATGAGCTGCGGACCTTCGGGCTGATGGTGGCGCACAAGGTGGTGGTGGTCGAGGACGCGGAGGGGTTTGTGAAGGAGCACCGGGCCGCTCTGGAGCGTTACGCGGAGGCGCCGGCGGAGCACGCGACGCTGGTGCTGCGGTCGCCTGTGTGGCGTGCGGGCAAGCTCGACAAGCTGATCGCGAAGGTCGGGGCGGTGGTGAAGTGTGAGCCGATGCGGGAAGGCGAGGCGGCCACGTGGCTGAGCGAGCGTGCGAAGTCGGAGCATGGCGTGAAGCTGGGTGCGGACACGGCCCGGCTGCTGGTGGACCGGCTGGGCGTCGATCTGGCGCGGCTGGACCAGGAGGTGGGCAAGCTGGCGGCGATGGTGGAGGGCGAGGCGATCAGTCGCGACGACGTGGAGCGGATGTCGGGTCGGACACACGAGGAGGCGGCGTGGGGCGTGCAGGACGCGATGCTGACGTCGATGTCCCGCCGCGATGCTGGTCCGGTGCTGCGCGAGGTGCGTGATCTGGTGGACCTGGGCGGGCAATCGGAGGTGGGTGTGACCTACTTCGTGGGCGACGGGATCCGGAAGCTGTCGCTGATTCAGCGGTACGCGTCGCGCCGGATGGGGGGTGGCGAGATTGCCAAGCGTGTGAAGCTTTGGGGGGCGGGTGCGGACCGATTCATGAAGGCCGCTTCGGTGCTGGACCCGGCGGCGGTGAATCGGCTTTTTGACGCGGCGGTTGAGCGTGACGTGCGGACCAAGCGGGGTTTTGGGGATGGGCGACGGAATCTCGAAACCCTGTGCGTGGGTCTGGCCGATGTTCTTGATTAA
- the mgtE gene encoding magnesium transporter gives MPETDPPSEELKVSTPEGAEVDAPALLDHLLEVNDLSGLQRFVYDQPAGEMARAISRLTDEERSQLINILPAECGAYLVEELSVEQASDLLAEVSPAKAAEMVDPLPSDAQTDLISRLDDDEAEAILRELDPDDAYEVRRLASYEPDTAGGLMAAEYLAFFQTMSVREVVDDLRTNASEYQEYDVQYVYIIGKSGELRGVVRLRDLVLTPGDERIDTIMIRNPTFVRDQDDLSTLEQFFDAQFFQAAPVIDEHERLVGVVRRAAVEEAIGEASSKAMLRIGGIIAGEETRSMPAWSRALRRLAFLAPNIVLNLVAASVVAFYEPTIKRVTALAIFLPILSDMSGCSGNQAVAVSMRELALGLVKPNEVLRTLWKEVMVGLLNGMILGTALGLVAYAMRGEQFAWIGLVVGAALAANTVISVAIGGSVPLLLKRIKMDPAMASGPILTTITDLCGFFFALYLATLFLPPLPPD, from the coding sequence ATGCCTGAGACCGATCCGCCATCCGAAGAGCTCAAGGTCTCGACACCCGAGGGTGCCGAGGTGGATGCGCCGGCGCTGCTGGATCACCTGCTGGAGGTGAATGACCTCAGCGGTCTTCAGCGTTTCGTGTATGACCAGCCTGCGGGCGAGATGGCGCGTGCTATCTCGCGTCTGACGGACGAGGAGCGTTCGCAGCTGATCAACATCCTGCCGGCGGAATGCGGCGCGTACCTCGTTGAGGAGTTGAGCGTCGAGCAGGCGAGCGACCTGCTGGCGGAGGTGTCGCCGGCCAAGGCGGCGGAGATGGTGGACCCGCTGCCGTCGGACGCTCAGACCGACCTGATCTCGCGTCTGGACGACGACGAGGCGGAGGCGATTCTCCGGGAGCTGGACCCGGACGATGCCTACGAGGTGCGTCGTCTGGCGAGCTACGAGCCGGACACCGCGGGCGGCCTGATGGCGGCGGAGTACCTGGCCTTCTTCCAGACGATGTCGGTGCGTGAGGTGGTCGACGACCTGCGGACCAACGCGTCGGAGTATCAGGAGTATGACGTTCAGTACGTCTACATCATCGGCAAGTCGGGCGAGCTGCGAGGCGTGGTTCGGCTGCGTGACCTGGTGCTGACGCCTGGCGATGAGCGGATCGACACGATCATGATCCGCAACCCGACGTTCGTGCGAGATCAGGACGACCTGTCGACGCTCGAGCAGTTCTTCGATGCGCAGTTCTTTCAGGCGGCACCGGTGATCGACGAGCACGAGCGGCTGGTGGGCGTGGTGAGGAGGGCCGCGGTGGAGGAGGCGATCGGCGAGGCGTCGAGCAAGGCAATGCTGCGGATCGGTGGCATCATCGCGGGCGAAGAAACACGCTCCATGCCCGCGTGGTCCCGCGCCCTCAGGCGACTCGCCTTCCTCGCACCCAACATTGTCCTCAACCTCGTCGCCGCCAGCGTCGTCGCCTTCTACGAGCCCACCATCAAGCGCGTCACCGCACTCGCCATCTTCCTCCCCATCCTCTCCGACATGTCAGGATGCTCCGGCAATCAGGCCGTCGCCGTCTCCATGCGCGAACTCGCCCTCGGCCTCGTCAAGCCCAACGAGGTCCTCCGAACCCTCTGGAAGGAGGTCATGGTCGGCCTCCTCAACGGCATGATCCTCGGAACCGCACTCGGACTCGTCGCCTACGCCATGCGCGGCGAGCAGTTCGCCTGGATCGGACTCGTCGTCGGAGCCGCACTCGCCGCCAACACCGTCATCTCTGTCGCCATAGGCGGCAGCGTCCCTCTCCTCCTCAAACGCATCAAGATGGACCCCGCCATGGCCTCGGGACCCATCCTCACCACCATCACCGACCTCTGCGGCTTCTTCTTCGCCCTCTACCTCGCCACCCTCTTCCTGCCGCCGCTCCCTCCCGACTGA
- a CDS encoding sulfotransferase: MTATAGVQQVMGMFGQAFWQEAQLKALSDALRGGLPPNREILIAANPKTGSSLLFNAIARILDRPQTQVVYSFDNPEQDLYLPQLTRDCLLRTGVAKLHVCATPANVALLRAFNMTPLVQTRNLFDVIVSARDHVVKDLSDTTDQSPVSLSIRAMEPEAQIDAIIDLHLPWYLRFYAGWRAAADEGSVAVHWIDYDDLIADQAGEVRRALDFLRVDYDADRVGPVLEGLRPGETRFNVGRPGRGRELLTSGQVDRVRRMAGYYRDTDFGPVGIG; this comes from the coding sequence ATGACGGCGACGGCGGGTGTGCAGCAGGTGATGGGGATGTTCGGTCAGGCGTTCTGGCAGGAGGCCCAGCTCAAGGCGTTGTCGGATGCGCTGCGTGGCGGGCTGCCGCCTAACCGTGAGATCCTGATCGCAGCGAACCCGAAGACGGGATCGTCGCTGCTGTTCAACGCGATTGCGCGGATCCTGGATCGCCCGCAGACCCAGGTGGTTTACAGCTTCGACAACCCGGAGCAGGACCTCTATCTGCCTCAGTTGACGCGGGACTGCCTGCTGCGGACGGGTGTGGCGAAGCTGCACGTCTGCGCGACGCCGGCGAACGTGGCGTTGCTGCGTGCATTCAACATGACGCCTCTGGTGCAGACCCGGAATCTGTTTGACGTCATCGTGAGTGCGCGGGATCACGTGGTGAAGGACCTGTCGGACACGACGGATCAGTCGCCGGTCTCGCTTTCGATCCGGGCGATGGAGCCAGAGGCGCAGATCGATGCGATCATCGACCTGCACCTGCCCTGGTATCTGCGTTTTTACGCGGGCTGGCGTGCTGCGGCGGACGAGGGTTCGGTAGCGGTTCACTGGATCGACTACGACGATCTCATCGCGGATCAGGCGGGGGAGGTGCGCAGGGCTCTGGATTTCCTGCGGGTGGATTACGATGCCGATCGTGTTGGGCCTGTGCTTGAGGGGTTGAGGCCCGGCGAGACGCGGTTCAACGTCGGGCGTCCGGGGCGCGGACGGGAATTGTTGACGTCGGGACAGGTCGATCGTGTGCGTCGGATGGCGGGGTATTACCGCGATACGGATTTCGGGCCTGTCGGCATCGGATAA
- the rplQ gene encoding 50S ribosomal protein L17 — MRHRMAGRKLGRNTPHRKAMWRNMAVSLFTHGQITTTLPKAKSVRPLVERIITAAKKGDIVARRRITAMLGRDRIMVRSEEDESLERNKYGELKSGPKIVKTIVDDIAPRFQDREGGYTRIIRLDKHRIGDASQLCVLQLLGEEEEGPQISGRYSRRRDKANKRMTFAAGLRKGDAAEEAPAEAAAEEVAEAAVEATEEAAETKAEDEKKDEA; from the coding sequence ATGAGACACCGTATGGCAGGCCGCAAGCTCGGCCGTAACACACCTCACCGCAAGGCGATGTGGCGGAACATGGCGGTTTCGCTTTTCACACACGGACAGATCACCACGACGCTCCCGAAGGCCAAGAGTGTGCGTCCGCTGGTTGAGCGGATCATCACGGCGGCGAAGAAGGGAGACATCGTGGCCCGTCGCCGGATCACCGCGATGCTCGGCCGGGATCGGATCATGGTCCGGTCGGAGGAGGACGAGTCGCTGGAGCGCAACAAGTATGGCGAGCTCAAGAGCGGCCCGAAGATCGTGAAGACGATCGTGGACGACATCGCTCCGCGCTTCCAGGACCGCGAGGGCGGCTACACGCGGATCATTCGGCTCGACAAGCACCGCATCGGTGACGCGAGCCAGCTCTGCGTGCTGCAGCTTCTGGGCGAGGAAGAAGAGGGCCCGCAGATCTCGGGTCGTTATTCGCGTCGTCGTGACAAGGCGAACAAGCGGATGACCTTTGCGGCGGGCCTGCGCAAGGGCGATGCTGCGGAGGAGGCTCCCGCGGAAGCAGCGGCTGAGGAAGTCGCAGAGGCGGCCGTCGAGGCCACGGAGGAGGCTGCGGAGACCAAGGCCGAAGATGAAAAGAAGGACGAGGCGTAA
- a CDS encoding DNA-directed RNA polymerase subunit alpha: MRIRWRGLELPHRVVPDADANNDRYGCFTIEPFERGFGTTLGNSLRRILLSSLEGAAVTAVKIKGAPHEFTSLEGVQEDVTDVILNVKDLVVSLEGDEPRSMRLQAEGPGEVACELIEADLNVTIHNKDLVLATLNKQIDFDMELRVEKGRGYIPASEQYTDVDEVEVGLIPVDAVFSPVTRVRYKVEDTRVGQKTNYDKLTLEIWTNGTITPEMALVEASKILRKHLNPFVQYFEIGETVASESAAAAARVDEELVRKLQMPVAELDLSVRASNCLESAKVDTVAELVSQTDSDLLKVRSFGRTSLREVKRKLSDLGLELGMEIPAEVEQQISGTVPAA; the protein is encoded by the coding sequence ATGCGTATTCGCTGGCGTGGTCTTGAGTTGCCGCACCGTGTGGTTCCGGACGCGGATGCCAACAACGATCGTTACGGTTGTTTCACGATTGAGCCGTTCGAGCGTGGTTTCGGCACGACGCTGGGCAACAGCCTCCGCCGTATTCTGCTCTCGAGCCTCGAGGGTGCCGCGGTGACCGCGGTGAAGATCAAGGGTGCCCCGCACGAGTTCACGTCGCTCGAGGGCGTGCAGGAAGACGTCACGGACGTGATCCTGAACGTGAAGGACCTCGTGGTCTCGCTGGAGGGCGACGAGCCGCGCTCGATGCGTCTCCAGGCCGAGGGTCCGGGTGAGGTCGCCTGCGAGCTGATCGAGGCGGACCTGAACGTGACGATCCACAACAAGGATCTCGTGCTGGCGACGCTCAACAAGCAGATCGACTTCGACATGGAGCTTCGTGTCGAGAAGGGCCGCGGGTACATCCCGGCGAGCGAGCAGTACACGGACGTGGACGAGGTCGAGGTTGGGTTGATCCCGGTCGACGCGGTCTTCTCGCCGGTGACGCGTGTGCGTTACAAGGTGGAGGACACGCGTGTCGGTCAGAAGACCAACTACGACAAGCTGACGCTTGAGATCTGGACCAACGGCACGATCACGCCTGAGATGGCGCTGGTCGAGGCGTCGAAGATCCTGCGTAAGCACCTCAACCCGTTCGTGCAGTACTTCGAGATCGGCGAGACGGTGGCGAGCGAGTCGGCGGCGGCTGCGGCCCGCGTCGACGAGGAGCTGGTCCGCAAGCTCCAGATGCCGGTCGCCGAGCTGGACCTGTCGGTGCGTGCGAGCAACTGCCTGGAGTCGGCGAAGGTCGATACCGTGGCGGAGCTGGTGAGCCAGACGGACAGCGACCTGCTGAAGGTCCGGAGCTTCGGTCGCACGTCGCTGCGTGAGGTCAAGCGCAAGCTGTCGGATCTGGGTCTTGAGCTTGGCATGGAGATTCCCGCCGAGGTCGAGCAGCAGATCAGCGGCACGGTCCCGGCCGCGTGA
- the rpsK gene encoding 30S ribosomal protein S11, with protein sequence MAKSKKVRRNVTRGIAHVKATFNNTLVTITDVNGETICWGSAGTVGFKGSRKSTPFAATRAAEEAAATARKCGMVEVEVRVRGAGSGRESAITALQSAGLKITAVEDHTAIPHNGCRPRKKRRV encoded by the coding sequence ATGGCCAAGAGCAAGAAGGTTCGTCGTAACGTCACCCGCGGGATTGCCCACGTGAAGGCGACGTTCAACAACACCCTGGTGACCATTACTGACGTAAACGGCGAGACCATTTGTTGGGGCTCGGCGGGCACGGTTGGTTTCAAGGGTTCGCGTAAGAGCACGCCTTTCGCGGCGACGCGGGCGGCGGAGGAAGCGGCGGCGACGGCGCGCAAGTGCGGGATGGTCGAGGTCGAGGTTCGTGTCCGCGGTGCGGGCTCGGGACGCGAGTCGGCGATCACGGCGTTGCAGTCGGCGGGCCTGAAGATCACGGCAGTCGAGGATCACACGGCGATCCCTCACAACGGCTGCCGTCCCCGCAAGAAGCGTCGCGTCTGA
- the rpsM gene encoding 30S ribosomal protein S13 — protein sequence MPRVAGADIPDNKKIRIALRYIYGIGPHFAELILKEAGIDGDIKANALNEDQLAQIAGILENNYVTEGALRRQVAQNIGRLRDIRSYRGDRHRRGLPVRGQNTQTNARTRKGRKRTVAGKKSVKGMK from the coding sequence ATGCCGCGTGTAGCAGGTGCCGACATCCCGGACAACAAGAAGATCCGTATCGCGCTTCGTTATATTTACGGGATCGGGCCGCACTTTGCGGAGCTGATCCTGAAGGAGGCGGGCATTGATGGCGACATCAAGGCCAACGCCCTGAACGAAGACCAGCTGGCCCAGATCGCGGGCATTCTTGAGAACAACTACGTGACCGAGGGCGCGCTGCGTCGCCAGGTGGCCCAGAACATCGGCCGTCTGCGTGATATCCGCAGCTACCGCGGCGATCGTCATCGTCGTGGCCTGCCGGTTCGCGGTCAGAACACGCAGACCAACGCCCGCACCCGCAAGGGTCGCAAGCGTACGGTGGCCGGCAAGAAGTCGGTCAAGGGCATGAAGTAA
- the rpmJ gene encoding 50S ribosomal protein L36 has protein sequence MKVRSSIRRICENCKIIRRKGVVRVICTNPKHKQRQG, from the coding sequence ATGAAGGTTCGTTCGAGCATCCGTCGCATCTGCGAGAACTGCAAGATCATCCGCCGCAAGGGTGTGGTGCGTGTGATCTGCACGAACCCGAAGCACAAGCAGCGTCAGGGCTGA
- the infA gene encoding translation initiation factor IF-1: protein MPKEETIQLEGEVLESMPNAMFRVKLENDHEIIAHISGKMRKFYIRILPGDRVTVDISPYDLTKGRITYRH from the coding sequence GTGCCGAAGGAAGAAACGATCCAGCTCGAGGGAGAAGTGCTCGAGTCGATGCCGAACGCGATGTTCCGCGTGAAGCTGGAAAACGATCACGAGATCATCGCTCACATCTCGGGCAAGATGCGAAAGTTCTACATCCGCATCCTTCCCGGTGACCGCGTGACGGTCGACATCAGCCCGTATGACCTGACGAAGGGTCGCATTACCTACCGGCACTGA
- the map gene encoding type I methionyl aminopeptidase, with the protein MKISTKTPEQIERMRASGRLVRKILDRCTAMCQPGVTTQALDNEAQRLIDEAGATGLFRGYPGPTPFPATLCISVNEEVVHGIASDRKVVEGDIVGVDCGVSLDGWCGDAATTIMVGEVKPEVRALCEATQHVLAIAIENMRPGRRWSQVAGLMQSYAESRGYGVVRDFVGHGIGRKLHEEPKVPNFVNEQLLRNDFELRKGMVLAVEPMCNLGTAEVLMLQDGWTVVTQDRLPAAHYEHTVAITADGTDVLTDGR; encoded by the coding sequence ATGAAGATTTCGACCAAGACCCCAGAGCAGATCGAGCGTATGCGTGCGTCGGGGCGGTTGGTGCGGAAGATTCTGGATCGCTGCACGGCGATGTGTCAGCCGGGGGTGACGACGCAGGCGCTGGACAACGAGGCGCAGCGGCTGATCGATGAGGCGGGTGCGACGGGGCTGTTTCGAGGTTACCCGGGCCCGACGCCTTTCCCCGCGACGCTCTGCATCAGCGTGAACGAGGAGGTGGTTCACGGGATCGCGAGTGATCGGAAGGTGGTGGAGGGGGATATCGTCGGCGTGGATTGCGGGGTGAGTCTGGACGGCTGGTGCGGTGACGCGGCGACGACGATCATGGTCGGCGAGGTGAAGCCGGAGGTGCGTGCGTTGTGCGAGGCGACCCAGCACGTGCTGGCGATCGCGATCGAGAACATGCGGCCTGGCCGGAGGTGGAGCCAGGTGGCGGGTCTGATGCAGAGTTATGCGGAGTCGCGTGGGTATGGGGTGGTCCGGGATTTTGTCGGTCACGGCATCGGGCGGAAGCTCCACGAGGAGCCCAAGGTTCCTAACTTCGTTAATGAACAGCTCTTGCGCAACGATTTTGAGCTGCGTAAGGGGATGGTTCTGGCGGTGGAGCCGATGTGCAACCTGGGGACGGCGGAGGTGCTGATGCTCCAGGACGGCTGGACGGTGGTGACGCAGGATCGGCTGCCGGCGGCTCATTACGAGCACACGGTGGCGATCACGGCGGACGGCACGGACGTGCTGACGGACGGGCGTTAG
- the secY gene encoding preprotein translocase subunit SecY, whose amino-acid sequence MIRTLLNIWKVPELRWKIAFTLGMLAIYRIGFFIPLPGVNQEALREWAENAQGNAVGNLISFVGMFTGGTLGQSTIFGLGIMPYISAAIIFQLLTASIDSFKELQKQGVTGRQKIQEYTRYAAVGLCLVQASFFVSFIQRSGLVYPEYAGTMLFWLCGVVGLTTGTMFLMWLGEQIDKYGIGNGVSLIITAGIIAGIPGAVTMILSDFSFQGDATYGFGTIVFLALSFVLVVAGAIVITQAQRRIPVQQAKHTRGRKVYGGQRSYLPLRVNHGGVMPIIFASSLMIFPTILFPMIENYLIPTRVAAAEGEALTIWQTIGNTIQVSWYHISSDFLAQTGYLYSLTFIGLIFFFAYFWTTVQFQPKEMATQLRDAGSFIPGLRPGPRTAEYLETVMERITYVGAGFLAVIAVIPTIVAANFEIPFMVTQYLGGTGLLIVVSVMLDLVQRIEATLLMRNYEGFLSQSGSGGQRSGGRRSPKIRGPRGSTA is encoded by the coding sequence ATGATCCGTACGCTTTTAAACATCTGGAAAGTTCCGGAACTCCGCTGGAAGATCGCTTTCACCCTCGGGATGCTGGCGATCTACCGGATCGGTTTCTTCATCCCGCTCCCGGGCGTGAACCAGGAGGCGCTGCGTGAGTGGGCGGAGAACGCCCAGGGCAACGCGGTGGGGAACCTGATCAGCTTCGTGGGTATGTTCACCGGCGGCACGCTCGGCCAGTCGACGATCTTCGGTCTGGGGATCATGCCTTACATCTCGGCGGCGATTATCTTCCAGCTGCTGACGGCGAGTATCGACTCGTTCAAGGAGCTTCAGAAGCAGGGCGTGACGGGGCGTCAGAAGATTCAGGAGTACACGCGATACGCGGCGGTGGGGCTCTGCCTGGTGCAGGCCTCGTTCTTCGTGAGCTTTATTCAGCGCAGCGGGCTGGTGTATCCGGAGTACGCGGGGACGATGCTCTTCTGGCTGTGTGGCGTGGTGGGTCTGACCACGGGCACGATGTTCCTGATGTGGCTGGGCGAGCAGATCGACAAGTACGGCATCGGCAACGGCGTGTCGCTGATCATCACGGCGGGCATCATCGCCGGCATCCCCGGTGCGGTGACCATGATCCTGAGCGACTTCTCGTTCCAGGGCGACGCGACCTACGGCTTCGGGACGATTGTCTTCCTGGCGTTGTCGTTTGTGCTGGTCGTGGCGGGTGCGATCGTGATCACGCAGGCTCAGCGTCGGATCCCGGTGCAGCAGGCGAAGCACACGCGCGGGCGAAAGGTGTACGGCGGCCAGCGCAGCTACCTGCCGCTGCGTGTGAACCACGGCGGCGTGATGCCGATCATCTTCGCGAGTTCGCTGATGATCTTCCCGACGATACTGTTTCCGATGATCGAGAATTACCTGATCCCGACGCGTGTGGCGGCGGCGGAGGGTGAGGCGCTGACCATCTGGCAGACGATCGGCAACACGATTCAGGTGTCGTGGTATCACATCTCGTCGGACTTCCTGGCGCAGACGGGCTACCTCTACTCGCTGACGTTCATCGGGCTGATTTTCTTCTTCGCCTACTTCTGGACGACGGTTCAGTTCCAGCCGAAGGAGATGGCGACGCAGTTGCGTGACGCGGGCAGCTTTATCCCGGGCCTGCGTCCGGGGCCGCGTACGGCGGAGTATCTTGAGACGGTGATGGAGCGGATCACCTACGTGGGTGCGGGTTTTCTGGCGGTGATCGCGGTGATCCCGACGATCGTCGCGGCGAACTTCGAGATCCCGTTCATGGTGACTCAGTACCTGGGTGGCACGGGCCTGCTGATCGTGGTGAGTGTGATGCTCGATCTCGTGCAGCGGATCGAGGCGACCCTGCTGATGCGGAATTACGAGGGCTTCCTGAGTCAGTCGGGCAGCGGCGGCCAGCGTTCGGGCGGTCGTCGGAGCCCGAAGATCCGTGGCCCGCGTGGCAGCACGGCTTGA
- the rplO gene encoding 50S ribosomal protein L15, whose protein sequence is MMIHEITEKAGAYRNRKRLGRGVGSGHGKTAGRGHNGAGSRSGFRRPPTREGGQMPFFRRMAKRGFTNAAFKKYFAIVNLSALEARFEDGESVTPESLVKVGLIRNTKLPVKILGDGDLTKKLVVTAAKFTAAAAGKIEKAGGSVTVVAPQAKVKVSGEVPEVTEAGAAEANSEA, encoded by the coding sequence ATGATGATTCATGAGATCACCGAGAAGGCGGGCGCGTACCGCAACCGCAAGCGACTGGGCCGCGGCGTCGGCTCGGGTCACGGCAAGACCGCAGGGCGTGGTCACAACGGCGCGGGCAGCCGCAGCGGTTTCCGCCGGCCCCCGACGCGTGAGGGCGGCCAGATGCCGTTTTTCCGCCGGATGGCCAAGCGTGGTTTCACCAACGCGGCGTTCAAGAAGTACTTCGCGATCGTCAATCTCAGTGCCCTTGAGGCACGATTTGAGGATGGCGAGTCGGTGACGCCTGAGTCGCTGGTGAAGGTGGGGCTGATCCGCAACACCAAGCTGCCGGTGAAGATTCTCGGCGACGGCGATCTGACCAAGAAGCTGGTCGTGACGGCGGCGAAGTTCACGGCGGCGGCAGCGGGTAAGATTGAGAAGGCAGGCGGCAGCGTGACGGTTGTTGCACCCCAGGCAAAGGTCAAGGTATCGGGCGAGGTTCCCGAGGTGACCGAGGCGGGGGCCGCGGAAGCCAACAGCGAAGCTTGA
- the rplR gene encoding 50S ribosomal protein L18 — translation MNPRQLKNKTQRRGRRKAGIRKRVIGTPECPRLSVFRSAKHIYAQVIDDLAGKTLVAASTVTAGTETGGNIAAAEAVGKALAEKAKAAGVGAVQFDRNGYRYHGRVKALADSAREAGLQF, via the coding sequence ATGAACCCGAGACAGCTCAAGAACAAGACCCAGCGTCGCGGCCGCCGGAAGGCGGGGATCCGCAAGCGTGTGATCGGCACGCCCGAGTGCCCGCGTCTGTCGGTGTTCCGCAGCGCCAAGCACATCTACGCCCAGGTGATCGACGATCTGGCGGGCAAGACGCTGGTGGCGGCGAGCACGGTGACGGCGGGGACCGAGACCGGCGGCAACATCGCAGCGGCCGAGGCGGTCGGCAAGGCGCTGGCCGAGAAGGCGAAGGCGGCGGGTGTTGGCGCGGTTCAGTTTGACCGCAACGGATACCGGTACCACGGTCGTGTGAAGGCCCTGGCGGACAGTGCCCGCGAGGCGGGGCTGCAGTTCTGA
- the rplF gene encoding 50S ribosomal protein L6, with protein sequence MSRIGKKPVPIEGGAKVTVSGREIVVEAGGKRLSYEHRPEVSVSVDDENKQVVVERADDSRTAKSMHGLTRALIANMIEGVTKGYKRDLEIVGVGWNAKVQGRQVNLKLGYADTRVVKIPDGVEVAVDGQKLSVTGPDKMLVGQTAAAIRQHRKPEPYNGKGVRYAGEQIIRKAGKAFGN encoded by the coding sequence ATGTCACGTATAGGTAAGAAGCCGGTTCCCATCGAGGGTGGTGCGAAGGTCACGGTCAGCGGTCGCGAGATCGTTGTCGAGGCCGGCGGCAAGCGTCTGTCGTACGAGCACCGGCCCGAGGTGTCGGTGAGCGTGGACGACGAGAACAAGCAGGTGGTGGTTGAGCGTGCGGACGACAGCCGGACGGCGAAGTCGATGCACGGCCTGACGCGGGCGTTGATCGCGAACATGATCGAGGGCGTGACCAAGGGTTACAAGCGTGACCTCGAGATTGTGGGCGTGGGCTGGAACGCCAAGGTCCAGGGCCGGCAGGTGAACCTGAAGCTCGGTTACGCGGACACGCGTGTGGTGAAGATTCCCGACGGCGTCGAGGTGGCGGTCGACGGTCAGAAGCTGAGCGTGACCGGGCCGGACAAGATGCTGGTGGGGCAGACGGCGGCGGCGATCCGCCAGCACCGCAAGCCCGAGCCTTACAACGGCAAGGGTGTTCGTTACGCGGGCGAGCAGATCATCCGCAAGGCGGGCAAGGCCTTCGGTAACTAA
- the rpsH gene encoding 30S ribosomal protein S8, with translation MALSDPIADMLTRVRNAARSRHQTVDCRNSNVCRGIARVLRDEGYITRFDVIEDGRQGILRIELKYGTRGEQLIHLLKRESKPGCRVYRKVNELPRPLAGLGIAILTTPRGVLSDREARTENVGGELLCTVE, from the coding sequence ATGGCTTTGAGCGACCCGATCGCTGACATGCTGACCCGCGTGCGCAACGCAGCCCGATCGCGCCACCAGACGGTGGACTGCCGCAACAGCAACGTCTGTCGCGGCATCGCCCGGGTGCTTCGTGACGAGGGTTACATCACCCGTTTCGACGTGATCGAGGATGGCCGCCAGGGCATCCTCCGGATCGAGCTGAAGTACGGCACGCGTGGCGAGCAGCTGATTCACCTGCTCAAGCGTGAGAGCAAGCCGGGCTGCCGGGTGTACCGGAAGGTCAACGAGCTTCCCCGGCCGCTGGCCGGTCTGGGTATTGCGATCCTGACGACGCCTCGTGGCGTGCTGTCGGACCGCGAGGCTCGCACGGAGAACGTGGGCGGCGAGCTGCTGTGCACGGTTGAGTAA